The following proteins are encoded in a genomic region of Dokdonia donghaensis DSW-1:
- the odhB gene encoding 2-oxoglutarate dehydrogenase complex dihydrolipoyllysine-residue succinyltransferase, giving the protein MVLEMKVPSPGESITEVEIAQWLVEDGDYVEKDQAIAEVDSDKATLELPAEMSGVITLKAEEGDAVEVGAVVCLIDTAAEAPATDTYEGGDEGGGDGKVEENLKKEQAATPNTGEKAPAETEKTYASGTPSPAARKILDEKGMTASQVTGTGRAGRVTKEDAVKATPSMGTPGPGSRGDSRTKLSMLRRKVAERLVQAKNTTAMLTTFNEVNMQPIFDLRKQYKEDFKAKHGVGLGFMSFFTLAVVRALEMYPAVNSMIDGKEMLTFDYKDISIAVSGPKGLMVPVIRNAENLSFRGVESEVKRLAIRARDGKITVDEMTGGTFTISNGGVFGSMLSTPIINPPQSGILGMHNIVERPIVKDGEIVIAPIMFVALSYDHRIIDGKESVGFLVAVKEALEDPINILMDGDIKKALEM; this is encoded by the coding sequence ATGGTTTTAGAAATGAAAGTCCCTTCACCGGGAGAATCCATCACAGAAGTTGAAATCGCACAATGGCTCGTTGAAGACGGCGATTATGTAGAAAAAGACCAGGCCATTGCCGAGGTAGACAGTGATAAAGCAACGCTCGAGCTTCCAGCAGAGATGAGTGGAGTCATTACACTTAAAGCAGAAGAAGGTGATGCTGTTGAGGTAGGTGCAGTTGTGTGCCTTATTGATACTGCTGCAGAGGCGCCAGCTACAGACACCTATGAAGGTGGAGACGAAGGTGGTGGAGACGGTAAAGTAGAAGAAAACCTTAAAAAGGAACAAGCAGCAACTCCTAACACGGGAGAAAAAGCTCCAGCCGAAACTGAAAAGACATACGCATCTGGAACTCCAAGTCCAGCAGCAAGAAAAATTCTTGATGAAAAAGGAATGACTGCTAGTCAGGTTACGGGTACAGGTAGAGCGGGTCGCGTGACTAAAGAAGATGCTGTAAAAGCAACACCTTCTATGGGAACTCCAGGACCAGGATCTAGAGGTGACTCACGTACTAAGTTATCTATGCTACGTCGTAAAGTTGCAGAGCGTCTAGTTCAAGCAAAAAACACTACAGCAATGCTTACTACCTTTAACGAGGTAAATATGCAGCCTATATTTGACCTGCGCAAGCAATACAAAGAAGATTTTAAGGCAAAGCACGGCGTAGGCTTAGGGTTTATGTCTTTCTTTACACTAGCAGTAGTAAGAGCTCTTGAAATGTATCCTGCTGTAAACAGTATGATAGATGGTAAGGAGATGCTCACTTTTGATTACAAAGACATCTCAATTGCCGTATCAGGACCTAAAGGACTTATGGTACCAGTTATTAGAAATGCAGAAAACCTTTCTTTTAGAGGAGTTGAGAGCGAGGTAAAACGCCTTGCAATACGAGCTAGAGACGGTAAGATTACTGTAGACGAGATGACAGGAGGAACCTTTACAATTTCAAATGGAGGTGTATTTGGATCTATGTTATCTACACCTATCATAAACCCACCTCAATCTGGTATCTTAGGAATGCACAATATCGTAGAGCGCCCTATCGTAAAAGATGGTGAGATTGTAATCGCACCTATAATGTTTGTAGCATTATCTTATGATCACAGAATTATCGATGGTAAAGAGTCTGTAGGATTCTTAGTAGCAGTAAAAGAAGCACTAGAAGATCCTATTAACATTCTTATGGATGGAGATATCAAGAAAGCCCTAGAGATGTAA
- a CDS encoding 2-oxoglutarate dehydrogenase E1 component — MDRFSFLNAAHTAYFAELYDQYLLNPDSVEASWRAFFQGFDFGLESAEEVTGDVGGETVVIPEGIQKEFQIVKLIDGYRNRGHLFTKTNPVRARRKYAPTLEIENFGLSKSDLSTEFEAGSILGIGKKTLQEIVNHLEAIYCDHIGIEYMYIRNPEEIAWIQNWLNKNDNHPSFSKEEKRHILKKLNQTASFEGFLHSKYVGQKRFSVEGLDAMIPGLDTLIERGSDKGVEQFVVGMAHRGRLNVLANIFGKSPEAIFSEFDGKEYDEDELFDGDVKYHMGWTSFRESDKGHKIRMDLAPNPSHLETVGAVIEGMSRAKIDNQLGGDEKKILPIAIHGDAAVAGQGIVYEIVQMAQLEGYRTGGTIHIVANNQVGFTTNYLDARSSTYSTDVGKVTLSPVLHVNADDVESVCHAFAFALDFRMQFGRDVFIDILGYRKYGHNEGDEPRFTQPLLYKAISKHANPRDIYAERLLKEGVIEKGYVKQLEKEYKDDLEEDLEESRKRDKTVITEILADDWEGYEIGSREDILTPVDTTYDISKLDVIADGITKLPEDKKFIRKIQRIVADRNKQYTEKNQLDWGMGELLAYGSLMEEGFNVRISGQDVERGTFSHRHAIIKTEDDVEEINLHNRLGVAGKMDIYNSLLSEYGVVGFDYGYAMAAPKTLTIWEAQFGDFSNGAQIMLDQYISAAESKWKTQNGLVMLLPHGYEGQGSEHSSARMERYLQLCATDNLIMADVTTPANFFHLLRRQMKWNFRKPLVVFTPKSLLRHPLVVSTKEELTTGSFQEVLDDTEVDKKKVTSLVFCTGKFYYDLLERRKENGRDDVALVRIEQLFPLPQKQLEDIIASYPNVTDYVWAQEEPRNMGAWGYMLMNFDQVKLRVASRRVYASPAAGSSTRSKARHKKVIDSVFEAPVK, encoded by the coding sequence ATGGATAGATTTTCATTTCTGAATGCCGCACATACCGCTTACTTTGCTGAGCTTTACGATCAATATTTACTTAACCCGGATAGTGTAGAAGCTAGCTGGCGCGCTTTTTTTCAAGGTTTTGACTTTGGGCTAGAAAGTGCAGAAGAGGTTACTGGTGATGTAGGGGGAGAGACTGTGGTTATTCCTGAAGGAATTCAAAAAGAATTTCAAATAGTAAAATTAATAGACGGATACCGTAACAGAGGTCACCTCTTTACAAAGACTAACCCTGTACGTGCACGTCGTAAATATGCACCTACACTAGAGATAGAAAACTTTGGACTCTCTAAGTCTGATCTTAGTACAGAGTTTGAAGCTGGTTCAATTTTAGGTATTGGGAAGAAGACGTTACAAGAGATTGTAAATCACCTTGAGGCCATATATTGTGACCACATAGGTATTGAGTATATGTACATTCGTAATCCAGAAGAGATTGCTTGGATACAGAACTGGCTCAATAAAAATGATAACCATCCTTCTTTTTCAAAAGAGGAAAAAAGGCATATTCTCAAAAAATTAAATCAAACAGCTTCTTTTGAAGGTTTCTTGCACTCTAAGTATGTAGGGCAAAAACGTTTTTCTGTAGAAGGACTTGACGCTATGATTCCGGGACTTGATACGCTTATCGAGAGAGGGTCTGATAAAGGTGTTGAGCAATTTGTAGTAGGGATGGCACACCGTGGTCGTCTTAATGTACTGGCAAATATCTTCGGAAAATCACCAGAGGCAATCTTTTCTGAGTTTGACGGAAAAGAGTATGATGAGGATGAGCTTTTTGATGGAGATGTAAAATACCATATGGGGTGGACTAGCTTTCGCGAAAGCGATAAGGGACACAAAATACGTATGGACCTAGCACCTAACCCATCTCACCTCGAGACTGTAGGAGCAGTGATAGAGGGGATGTCTCGTGCAAAAATAGATAATCAGTTAGGAGGAGATGAGAAGAAAATCCTTCCTATTGCTATACACGGAGATGCTGCCGTAGCTGGTCAAGGTATTGTATATGAAATTGTGCAAATGGCACAGTTAGAAGGATATCGAACGGGTGGTACGATACATATTGTAGCAAATAACCAAGTAGGTTTTACTACAAACTATCTCGATGCGAGATCATCTACCTATAGCACAGATGTGGGTAAGGTTACTTTGTCTCCAGTACTACACGTAAATGCAGATGATGTAGAGTCTGTATGTCACGCATTTGCCTTTGCACTTGATTTTAGAATGCAATTTGGTCGTGATGTATTTATAGACATACTAGGTTATAGAAAGTATGGACATAATGAAGGTGATGAGCCTAGATTTACACAGCCTTTACTATATAAAGCAATCTCAAAACACGCAAATCCACGTGATATCTATGCAGAAAGACTTCTTAAAGAAGGGGTTATAGAAAAGGGATACGTAAAGCAGCTCGAAAAAGAATATAAAGATGATCTTGAAGAAGATCTTGAAGAATCTCGTAAGAGAGATAAAACAGTAATTACTGAGATTCTTGCAGATGACTGGGAAGGGTATGAGATAGGAAGTAGAGAAGATATTCTTACTCCTGTAGATACTACCTATGATATAAGTAAGCTAGATGTTATAGCAGATGGTATTACTAAGTTACCAGAAGATAAAAAATTCATACGCAAGATACAGCGTATAGTTGCAGATAGAAATAAGCAGTATACAGAAAAGAATCAATTAGACTGGGGAATGGGTGAGCTTCTTGCTTACGGTTCTCTTATGGAAGAAGGATTTAATGTACGTATATCTGGACAAGATGTAGAGAGAGGAACATTCTCTCACCGTCACGCTATTATCAAAACAGAAGATGATGTAGAGGAGATTAATCTACACAACCGTTTAGGCGTAGCTGGTAAGATGGATATCTATAACTCACTACTCTCTGAGTATGGAGTGGTAGGTTTTGACTACGGGTATGCGATGGCTGCTCCTAAGACACTTACTATCTGGGAGGCTCAATTTGGAGATTTTTCAAATGGCGCACAGATAATGCTAGACCAATACATAAGCGCTGCAGAGTCTAAGTGGAAAACACAAAACGGACTCGTGATGTTATTGCCTCACGGGTATGAAGGTCAAGGTTCTGAGCACTCTAGTGCTCGTATGGAACGTTACCTCCAGCTTTGTGCTACAGATAACCTTATAATGGCAGATGTAACTACGCCAGCAAACTTCTTCCACCTACTACGTCGCCAGATGAAGTGGAATTTTAGAAAACCGCTTGTAGTCTTTACACCTAAGTCACTATTAAGACATCCTCTTGTAGTGAGTACTAAAGAAGAGCTTACCACAGGCTCTTTTCAAGAAGTACTTGACGATACTGAGGTAGATAAGAAAAAGGTTACATCACTTGTATTCTGTACAGGTAAGTTTTATTATGATCTCTTAGAGCGTCGTAAGGAAAATGGCCGTGATGATGTAGCCCTTGTACGTATAGAGCAATTATTCCCACTGCCACAAAAGCAGTTAGAAGATATTATCGCAAGTTATCCTAATGTAACAGATTATGTCTGGGCACAAGAAGAGCCTAGAAATATGGGAGCTTGGGGTTATATGCTTATGAATTTTGATCAAGTAAAACTTAGAGTAGCATCGCGACGTGTATATGCATCTCCAGCTGCGGGAAGTAGTACAAGATCAAAAGCAAGACACAAAAAAGTAATAGATAGCGTTTTTGAAGCGCCTGTAAAATAG
- a CDS encoding YciI family protein — translation MKYYILTYTFVENYLEKRTPYRKDHFEVAKAAVAAGSLLLGGATEGPGETGVLILQVKDKSQVETFAAQDPYVKNGIVSSWEIKEWNVVLGSKL, via the coding sequence ATGAAATATTACATCCTTACATATACTTTTGTAGAAAATTATTTAGAGAAAAGAACGCCCTATCGCAAAGATCATTTTGAGGTTGCAAAAGCAGCTGTAGCTGCGGGCAGTCTTCTACTAGGTGGTGCTACAGAAGGTCCTGGTGAAACAGGTGTGCTAATCCTTCAAGTAAAAGACAAATCACAAGTTGAGACATTTGCGGCACAAGACCCTTATGTGAAAAACGGTATTGTTTCTTCTTGGGAAATTAAAGAGTGGAATGTTGTGCTAGGTTCAAAGTTATAG
- the scpA gene encoding methylmalonyl-CoA mutase — translation MSRRDVQHITLGAQVRSSSQQDVVLKTTAEKIDVKSTYTPEDVKDLEHLDFVAGMAPNLRGPYSTMYVRRPWTIRQYAGFSTAEDSNAFYRRNLAAGQKGLSVAFDLATHRGYDSDHERVVGDVGKAGVAIDSVEDMKILFDQIPLDKMSVSMTMNGAVLPIMAFYIVAAQEQGVDTALLSGTIQNDILKEFMVRNTYIYPPTPSMRIISDIFEYTAKEMPKFNSISISGYHMQEAGATCDIELAYTLADGLEYIKTGLAAGMDIDSFAPRLSFFWAIGMNHFMEIAKMRAARMLWAKIVKQFNPKNPKSLALRTHCQTSGWSLTEQDPFNNVARTTIEAAAAAFGGTQSLHTNALDEAIALPTDFSARIARNTQIFLQQETHITKTVDPWAGSYYVESLTNDIAHKAWELIQEVEELGGMTKAIEAGIPKLRIEEAAARKQARIDSGQDIIVGVNKYRPTEDEHLDILDVDNTKVRDGQLKRLDQIKNDRDSAKVSQALEALTNAAREGNGNLLSLAVIAARERATLGEISDALEEVYGRHKAQIQSFSGVYSKEMKEDSAFAKAQQLANQFATQDGRRPRIMIAKMGQDGHDRGAKVVATGYADIGFDVDIGPLFQTPKEAAKQAVENDVHILGVSSLAAGHKTLVPQVIEELKALGRPDIMVIVGGVIPQQDYEFLFKAGAAAVFGPGTKISEAAIGLLEIMMD, via the coding sequence ATGAGTAGAAGAGACGTACAACATATCACCCTTGGGGCTCAAGTAAGAAGTAGTTCTCAACAAGATGTGGTTTTAAAAACCACTGCCGAAAAGATAGATGTAAAATCGACCTATACTCCAGAAGACGTTAAAGATCTAGAGCACTTAGATTTTGTGGCCGGTATGGCGCCTAACTTACGCGGGCCTTACAGCACAATGTACGTAAGAAGGCCTTGGACGATACGCCAGTATGCAGGTTTTTCTACTGCAGAAGATAGTAACGCATTCTATCGTAGAAACCTTGCTGCAGGCCAAAAGGGACTCTCGGTAGCTTTTGATCTCGCAACACACCGTGGTTATGATAGTGATCACGAGCGCGTAGTAGGAGATGTGGGTAAGGCAGGTGTGGCGATAGACTCGGTAGAGGATATGAAAATCCTTTTTGACCAGATACCGCTAGATAAAATGTCTGTCTCTATGACTATGAATGGAGCAGTGCTTCCTATTATGGCATTTTATATAGTCGCAGCACAAGAGCAAGGAGTAGATACGGCGCTACTTTCGGGTACAATCCAAAATGATATTCTTAAGGAATTTATGGTGCGTAACACGTACATATATCCTCCTACACCATCTATGAGAATTATCTCAGATATCTTTGAATATACAGCAAAGGAGATGCCTAAATTTAATAGTATCTCAATCTCTGGATATCATATGCAAGAAGCTGGAGCAACTTGTGATATAGAACTCGCATACACCCTAGCAGATGGGTTGGAGTATATAAAAACTGGGCTTGCTGCTGGGATGGATATAGACAGCTTTGCACCAAGGCTTTCGTTTTTCTGGGCAATAGGGATGAACCACTTTATGGAAATCGCAAAGATGCGTGCCGCCAGAATGTTATGGGCAAAAATTGTAAAACAATTTAACCCTAAAAACCCTAAGTCTCTTGCCTTGAGAACGCACTGTCAGACTAGTGGTTGGAGTCTTACAGAGCAAGATCCATTTAATAACGTTGCACGCACAACTATTGAGGCTGCAGCAGCGGCTTTTGGAGGGACGCAGAGTTTGCACACAAACGCATTAGATGAGGCCATTGCCTTGCCTACAGATTTCTCTGCACGTATTGCTCGTAACACACAAATTTTCTTACAGCAAGAAACACATATTACAAAGACTGTAGACCCGTGGGCGGGTAGCTATTATGTAGAGTCTCTCACAAATGATATTGCTCATAAAGCCTGGGAGCTTATTCAAGAAGTAGAGGAGCTAGGAGGTATGACTAAAGCTATAGAAGCTGGTATTCCTAAACTTAGAATAGAAGAGGCAGCTGCTAGAAAGCAAGCCCGCATAGATAGTGGTCAAGATATTATAGTAGGAGTTAATAAATATAGACCTACAGAAGATGAGCACCTAGATATACTTGATGTAGATAATACAAAGGTGCGTGATGGCCAGCTTAAGCGTCTGGATCAAATCAAAAATGACAGAGACTCAGCTAAAGTTTCTCAAGCTTTAGAGGCGCTTACAAACGCAGCTAGAGAGGGCAATGGTAATTTATTATCACTTGCGGTTATAGCAGCTAGAGAAAGAGCAACCCTAGGAGAAATTTCAGATGCACTAGAGGAGGTTTATGGGCGTCACAAAGCGCAGATACAATCCTTTAGTGGTGTATATAGCAAAGAGATGAAAGAAGATTCCGCTTTCGCGAAAGCGCAACAACTCGCAAACCAATTTGCAACACAAGACGGGCGTCGTCCTAGAATTATGATTGCCAAAATGGGACAAGACGGTCACGACCGTGGAGCAAAAGTAGTAGCAACAGGATATGCAGATATAGGGTTTGATGTGGATATAGGGCCGCTATTTCAAACACCTAAAGAGGCAGCGAAACAAGCAGTAGAAAATGATGTGCACATACTAGGAGTCTCATCACTTGCGGCTGGTCACAAAACATTAGTACCTCAAGTAATCGAAGAATTAAAGGCGCTAGGAAGACCAGATATTATGGTGATTGTGGGAGGAGTGATTCCACAGCAAGATTATGAATTTTTATTTAAGGCTGGAGCCGCAGCAGTTTTTGGGCCTGGAACAAAAATAAGTGAGGCAGCGATAGGTCTTTTAGAGATTATGATGGACTAG
- a CDS encoding methylmalonyl-CoA mutase subunit beta: MKTSLFSEFDPVSAKAYKQKIQFDLKGADYNDTLVWQSLEGIHVRPFYHKDEVKKTANITLPKHWFIGEKIFINQAVQSAETANNAIVNGVEAVYFQANKPFDIAALFTTLSDASVPLYFDLSFLDAQFYKELYRYSDKYELVVKLDIINHLALDGNWFTNLNKDHKDFKEVIQEAAPSFTIDTTLYQNAGATMVQQLAYGMAQLAEYLNFCEQENLKLEEVVVEVSVGTNYFFEIAKLRALRELAQTVLSAFSYQDTAIKIVAHPSRRNKTIYDYNTNMLRTTTECMSAVLGGADWVVNMPYDALYHKTNDFGQRISRNQLIVLKEESYFDAVQNPSDGSYYVEELTHQLAEKALTLFKDIERNGGLLKQLKDGTVQRKIKESATREQQLFDEGVITLLGTNKHPNQDDKMKDNLELYPFVKINPRKTIIEPIIMRRLAETVEKERLKTE, translated from the coding sequence ATGAAGACTAGTTTATTTTCAGAATTTGATCCAGTATCTGCAAAAGCATACAAACAGAAAATACAGTTTGATCTTAAGGGTGCAGATTATAACGATACACTTGTCTGGCAGAGCTTAGAGGGTATACACGTACGTCCTTTTTACCATAAAGATGAGGTAAAAAAAACGGCAAACATCACACTACCTAAGCATTGGTTTATAGGAGAGAAAATTTTTATAAATCAAGCAGTACAGTCTGCAGAGACGGCAAATAATGCTATAGTAAATGGTGTAGAGGCTGTTTATTTTCAAGCCAATAAGCCTTTTGATATAGCTGCGTTATTTACAACGCTTAGTGATGCCTCTGTGCCTCTGTATTTTGATCTGTCATTTTTAGACGCACAATTTTACAAGGAGCTATATCGATATAGTGATAAGTATGAGCTCGTAGTAAAGCTGGATATTATTAACCATCTTGCTTTAGATGGTAACTGGTTTACAAATCTCAATAAGGATCATAAAGATTTTAAAGAAGTTATACAAGAAGCAGCGCCATCCTTTACAATAGATACTACACTTTATCAGAATGCTGGAGCAACTATGGTCCAGCAACTGGCATACGGTATGGCACAGCTGGCTGAGTATTTAAATTTTTGTGAGCAAGAAAATCTTAAACTGGAGGAAGTAGTTGTCGAGGTAAGTGTAGGTACAAATTACTTTTTTGAAATTGCAAAGCTTAGAGCATTAAGAGAATTAGCACAAACTGTTTTAAGTGCTTTTTCTTATCAAGACACAGCAATTAAAATCGTAGCGCACCCCAGCCGTAGAAATAAAACTATTTACGACTATAACACCAATATGTTGCGTACCACTACAGAGTGTATGAGCGCAGTTTTAGGAGGAGCAGACTGGGTGGTAAATATGCCTTACGATGCGTTGTATCATAAAACAAATGATTTTGGACAGCGCATATCTCGAAATCAATTAATAGTGCTCAAAGAAGAAAGCTATTTTGATGCGGTACAAAATCCTTCAGATGGATCTTACTATGTTGAGGAACTCACCCATCAGCTAGCGGAAAAAGCACTTACGCTGTTTAAGGATATAGAGCGCAATGGGGGTCTATTAAAACAACTCAAAGACGGAACCGTACAACGCAAGATTAAAGAAAGCGCAACTAGAGAGCAGCAGCTTTTTGATGAGGGAGTCATTACTTTATTAGGAACTAACAAGCATCCTAATCAAGATGATAAGATGAAGGATAATCTTGAGTTATATCCTTTTGTAAAAATAAACCCACGCAAAACAATAATCGAACCTATAATAATGAGACGTCTCGCAGAAACTGTCGAAAAAGAGCGTCTTAAAACTGAGTAG
- a CDS encoding FtsB family cell division protein, with translation MSNKYLLITIIFLIWMLFFDGSSYLLHRELNQERDKLKGNRDYFKNEISKDNAQILQLKDSAGLERFAREEYLMKKDNEEIYIIEYQDSLKQENED, from the coding sequence TTGAGTAATAAATATTTACTCATTACCATCATTTTCTTAATCTGGATGCTGTTTTTTGACGGGAGTTCATACCTATTACATAGAGAGCTTAACCAAGAGCGAGATAAGTTAAAGGGTAACCGTGATTATTTTAAAAACGAAATTTCAAAGGATAATGCTCAAATACTACAGCTCAAAGATAGCGCAGGTTTAGAGCGGTTTGCTCGTGAAGAATATCTTATGAAAAAGGATAACGAAGAGATTTACATTATTGAATATCAAGATAGTTTAAAACAGGAAAATGAAGACTAG